One window of the Acinonyx jubatus isolate Ajub_Pintada_27869175 chromosome A2, VMU_Ajub_asm_v1.0, whole genome shotgun sequence genome contains the following:
- the GPX4 gene encoding phospholipid hydroperoxide glutathione peroxidase isoform X2, translated as MNLSRLCRLLKPALLCGAVAAPGLAGTMCASRDDWRCAQSMHEFSAKDIDGHMVNLDKYRGFVCIVTNVASQUGKTEVNYTQLVDLHARYAECGLRILAFPCNQFGRQEPGSNAEIKEFAAGYNVKFDMFSKICVNGDDAHPLWKWMKVQPKGRGILGNAIKWNFTKFLIDKNGCVVKRYGPMEEPLVIEKDLPCYL; from the exons ATGAACCTCAGCCGCCTGTGCCGCCTGCTGAAGCCGGCGCTGCTGTGCGGAGCCGTGGCCGCGCCCGGCCTGGCCGGCACCATG TGTGCCTCCCGAGACGACTGGCGCTGTGCTCAGTCCATGCACGAGTTCTCAGCCAAGGACATCGATGGACACATGGTTAACCTGGACAAGTACCG GGGCTTCGTGTGCATAGTCACCAACGTGGCCTCGCAATGAGGCAAAACGGAGGTAAACTATACTCAGCTTGTCGACCTGCACGCCAGATACGCTGAGTGTGGTTTACGGATCCTGGCCTTCCCTTGCAACCAGTTCGGGAGGCAG GAACCAGGGAGTAACGCGGAGATCAAGGAGTTCGCTGCTGGCTATAATGTCAAGTTCGATATGTTCAGCAAGATCTGTGTGAACGGGGATGATGCCCACCCGCTGTGGAAGTGGATGAAAGTCCAGCCCAAGGGGAGGGGCATCTTGGGAAA TGCCATCAAATGGAACTTCACCAAG TTCCTCATTGACAAGAATGGCTGCGTGGTGAAGCGGTACGGTCCCATGGAAGAGCCCCTG GTGATCGAGAAGGACTTGCCCTGCTACCTCTAG
- the GPX4 gene encoding phospholipid hydroperoxide glutathione peroxidase isoform X1: MGRTAAGSPGRRGQRRRLPGRRRRRVPPRRKAGACGRKRARPRRKEPRLERAGQAALVTCDSGCSADSRDPCASRDDWRCAQSMHEFSAKDIDGHMVNLDKYRGFVCIVTNVASQUGKTEVNYTQLVDLHARYAECGLRILAFPCNQFGRQEPGSNAEIKEFAAGYNVKFDMFSKICVNGDDAHPLWKWMKVQPKGRGILGNAIKWNFTKFLIDKNGCVVKRYGPMEEPLVIEKDLPCYL, translated from the exons ATGGGCCGCACAGCCGCCGGCTCCCCGGGTCGCCGCGGGCAGCGGCGCCGGTTGCCGGGCAGGCGGCGGCGCCGAGTCCCCCCGCGGCGGAAGGCTGGGGCTTGCGGGCGTAAGAGGGCGCGCCCCCGACGGAAGGAGCCGCGTCTAGAGAGAGCGGGGCAGGCGGCGCTCGTGACCTGTGATAGCGGCTGTAGCGCCGATTCCCGGGATCCG TGTGCCTCCCGAGACGACTGGCGCTGTGCTCAGTCCATGCACGAGTTCTCAGCCAAGGACATCGATGGACACATGGTTAACCTGGACAAGTACCG GGGCTTCGTGTGCATAGTCACCAACGTGGCCTCGCAATGAGGCAAAACGGAGGTAAACTATACTCAGCTTGTCGACCTGCACGCCAGATACGCTGAGTGTGGTTTACGGATCCTGGCCTTCCCTTGCAACCAGTTCGGGAGGCAG GAACCAGGGAGTAACGCGGAGATCAAGGAGTTCGCTGCTGGCTATAATGTCAAGTTCGATATGTTCAGCAAGATCTGTGTGAACGGGGATGATGCCCACCCGCTGTGGAAGTGGATGAAAGTCCAGCCCAAGGGGAGGGGCATCTTGGGAAA TGCCATCAAATGGAACTTCACCAAG TTCCTCATTGACAAGAATGGCTGCGTGGTGAAGCGGTACGGTCCCATGGAAGAGCCCCTG GTGATCGAGAAGGACTTGCCCTGCTACCTCTAG